A single genomic interval of Methylobacterium bullatum harbors:
- the pcpB gene encoding Pentachlorophenol 4-monooxygenase, which translates to MLQALIVGAGPVGLTLAAELARYGIGLRLIDKSPQPTQTSKALVVWARTLELMDRMGCKQAFLDAGLRAHGATLRKAGSILGHIRFEAIDGAYNFALMIPQRETERLLIEHLATFGVAVEREVELVSFVMGHEHVEATLRHANGAEETISTSWLIGCDGAHSTVRHGLDLAFEGEAQGDDWLLADIRVEGDGAPPGDEIATYLHRDGPLVVFPIPGGRARVIAQVGNTDPAHPRPDPRLDDVQALADQRAGGFRVADPVWLTHFRINERKVSQYARGRAVLAGDAAHIHSPAGGQGMNTGMQDAINLAWKLAMVQWGQAAPSLFDSYSPERNAVGDRVLRNAARLTDMATLSNPVAQGVRNLALRFMLGFHVVQDRMAATMSEVEIAYPDSPLSHGPQAGMRWAPAQDDGNPPGSGSVPLFVLYAADSERGAAFAARFPALLEPTPRHSPEGDRLILVRPDGYVGFSGAAGSWDEAERYLSRLSPDRP; encoded by the coding sequence ATGCTTCAAGCGCTCATCGTCGGAGCCGGCCCGGTCGGGCTCACCCTCGCCGCCGAACTCGCCCGATACGGCATCGGCCTCCGCCTGATCGACAAGAGCCCGCAGCCGACGCAGACCTCGAAGGCCCTCGTGGTCTGGGCGCGCACCCTCGAACTCATGGACCGGATGGGGTGCAAGCAGGCCTTCCTCGATGCCGGCCTGCGCGCCCACGGGGCGACCCTGCGCAAAGCCGGCAGCATTCTCGGCCATATCCGGTTCGAGGCGATCGACGGCGCCTACAACTTCGCCCTCATGATCCCGCAGCGGGAGACCGAGCGCCTGCTGATCGAGCATCTCGCCACGTTCGGCGTCGCGGTCGAGCGCGAGGTGGAACTCGTGAGCTTCGTGATGGGTCACGAGCATGTCGAGGCGACGCTGCGCCATGCGAACGGTGCCGAGGAGACCATTTCGACATCCTGGCTCATCGGCTGCGACGGCGCGCACAGCACAGTGCGGCACGGGCTCGATCTCGCCTTCGAGGGCGAGGCGCAGGGGGACGATTGGCTCCTGGCCGACATTCGCGTGGAGGGCGACGGCGCACCGCCCGGCGACGAGATCGCGACCTATCTCCACCGGGACGGGCCGCTCGTCGTCTTTCCGATCCCCGGCGGCCGCGCGCGGGTGATCGCGCAGGTCGGCAACACCGATCCGGCGCATCCGCGCCCGGACCCGAGGCTGGACGACGTGCAGGCCCTGGCGGACCAGCGCGCCGGCGGCTTTCGTGTCGCCGATCCGGTCTGGCTCACCCATTTCCGCATCAACGAGCGCAAGGTTTCGCAATATGCGCGGGGGCGCGCGGTCCTGGCCGGCGACGCGGCGCATATCCATAGCCCCGCCGGTGGCCAGGGCATGAATACCGGCATGCAGGACGCCATCAACCTTGCCTGGAAACTGGCGATGGTGCAGTGGGGGCAGGCCGCCCCCTCGCTCTTCGACAGCTATAGCCCCGAGCGCAACGCCGTCGGCGACAGGGTGCTGCGCAATGCCGCCCGGCTCACCGACATGGCGACGCTGTCGAACCCCGTGGCGCAGGGAGTACGCAACCTCGCGCTCCGGTTCATGCTCGGTTTCCACGTCGTGCAGGACAGGATGGCGGCGACGATGAGCGAGGTGGAAATCGCCTATCCCGACAGCCCGCTCTCGCACGGCCCGCAGGCCGGGATGCGCTGGGCACCGGCGCAGGATGACGGAAATCCCCCCGGTTCCGGATCGGTGCCGCTCTTCGTCCTCTATGCGGCGGATTCGGAGCGAGGCGCCGCCTTCGCCGCGCGGTTTCCCGCCCTGCTCGAACCGACGCCCCGCCACTCGCCCGAAGGCGACCGCCTGATCCTCGTCCGGCCCGACGGCTATGTCGGCTTTTCCGGCGCGGCCGGATCCTGGGACGAAGCCGAGCGCTACCTGTCGCGGCTGAGCCCGGACCGGCCCTGA
- the podJ gene encoding Localization factor PodJL, whose product MSTAIDPFRCRCDTSTLHNDTSDWVTDLAAPGLTMKRNATLNLEEFDPEVLDAARDVARRAGVPVEAWIASIVSPDQKPKARRSRISSPTHHAARPRPEGQVMSPVPPAPVETAAVPEPAPVVEAAAAPESSPEAEPAAEIAAVTEVATVTETAAPAEIAAVASDPIEPFTTSIAEMMRRLDRIDHKIGQDQQASQQAASRTIEEIEARISTVLDAGLSPAAQMAERLGQIERRMVELGEQLASPRPIGRRGRPAEAEIRDAVAEIRQRQRELDSDGTPAQGKASGAALRMPSPAISELQAETSRLRESIGGLATGRDVGALEQAMRSLVTGVQRAQEPADLAAIAAPIELIRVQVTRLADDVAENVHARVANDVERLAAKVDGALSNSTPGFADRDELGNLFRELDEIRRLIAALAGPERIQSLAQGLQAISAQITELQGGVGGDGSNMAELRPLLEEIRTGLRTPQSGGIEEQIQAMGAKLDALRDGASGGGGNSDAIIVRIDALADKVERASVNPVGDLIGRLEDLGETLRRPVIPGGDLASIHGMLHDLAEKLDRVGGPVGPRAEGLDALEKQVLALASRIDTRDADPALAGLERTMSDLLAQVSALRDEAPIEAAVERAARNAVAESIGTTGDTGELELLKASLADLRMHQAASEQRMQATLDGVHSTLHKLVGQLGALAEGGTLPTNHAWSTHDLAERLAVATGRVDERAPMQSGIGVRRPEPLRVSPQTQSFELGHVTDLPLEPGTRRPNPDRPADAAADGAAPTESDIKTSFIAAARRAAQAAQNEAAEAARSPAMRGRTSSDAVAESPVPGPGARLRAELDKRRKPLLLGLAAIVLALGALQAINSRRSGADASTPQIAATTAAPAEPSESPDKGSTAAASTSPAGTSSASTSPAGTETTARPDPETTQSISDVAPPPTVPATAPAEAASRPLQRTVPKVAALHDLAGDLGAVPTGLAQLRKAALEGDGASVYDLASRALEGRGMPRDFAVAAKLFEALAGAGYAPAQYKLGGLYEKGSGVVRDLSQAKLWYGRAAEQGHARSMHNLAVVYAENPAANGKPDYTTASQWFRRGAEYGMRDSQYNLAVLYARGLGVQQDLVQSYLWFSAAAAQGDDDAGRKRDDVAAKLSPKDLVTAQSLSTAFKPKAALPAVNEPPAPTGTGVDGSMSLIGAPPPAAPVPPQRRSTGA is encoded by the coding sequence ATGTCGACGGCAATCGATCCGTTTCGTTGCCGCTGCGACACCTCCACGTTGCACAACGATACGTCGGATTGGGTCACGGACCTCGCTGCCCCGGGTTTGACGATGAAACGCAACGCGACGCTGAACCTGGAAGAGTTCGACCCGGAAGTCCTCGACGCCGCGCGCGACGTGGCGCGCCGCGCCGGCGTGCCGGTGGAGGCCTGGATCGCGTCCATCGTGTCGCCGGATCAGAAGCCCAAGGCGCGCCGTTCCCGCATCTCCTCGCCCACGCACCATGCGGCCCGCCCCCGCCCGGAGGGGCAGGTCATGTCGCCGGTACCCCCCGCCCCGGTCGAGACCGCCGCCGTTCCCGAACCCGCACCGGTGGTCGAGGCCGCCGCCGCTCCCGAATCCTCCCCGGAGGCCGAGCCCGCCGCCGAGATCGCGGCCGTCACCGAAGTCGCTACCGTCACCGAAACCGCGGCCCCCGCCGAAATCGCGGCCGTCGCATCGGATCCGATTGAGCCGTTCACCACCTCGATCGCCGAGATGATGCGGCGTCTTGACCGGATCGACCACAAGATCGGTCAGGACCAGCAGGCCTCGCAACAGGCGGCGAGCCGGACGATCGAGGAGATCGAGGCCCGGATCAGCACCGTGCTCGATGCCGGCCTGTCCCCGGCCGCGCAGATGGCCGAGCGCCTGGGCCAGATCGAGCGCCGCATGGTCGAGCTCGGCGAGCAGCTGGCGTCTCCGCGGCCGATCGGCCGGCGCGGCCGCCCGGCGGAGGCCGAGATCCGCGACGCCGTCGCCGAGATCCGCCAGCGCCAGCGCGAACTCGACTCCGACGGGACGCCCGCCCAGGGCAAGGCGAGCGGCGCCGCTCTCCGGATGCCGTCTCCCGCCATTTCCGAATTGCAGGCCGAGACCAGCCGCCTGCGCGAATCGATCGGCGGCCTCGCCACGGGCCGCGACGTCGGCGCCCTCGAACAGGCCATGCGCTCCCTCGTCACCGGGGTCCAGCGCGCCCAGGAGCCGGCCGACCTCGCCGCCATCGCGGCCCCGATCGAGTTGATCCGCGTTCAGGTCACCCGTCTCGCCGACGATGTGGCCGAGAACGTCCATGCTCGCGTCGCCAACGACGTGGAGCGCCTCGCGGCGAAGGTCGACGGCGCGCTCAGCAACAGCACGCCGGGTTTCGCCGACCGCGACGAGCTCGGCAACCTATTCCGCGAGCTCGACGAGATCCGCCGCCTGATCGCCGCCCTGGCCGGGCCGGAGCGGATCCAGAGCCTCGCGCAGGGCCTCCAGGCCATCAGCGCCCAGATCACCGAGCTGCAGGGCGGCGTCGGCGGCGACGGCTCCAACATGGCCGAGCTGCGGCCCCTGCTCGAAGAGATCCGCACCGGATTGCGGACCCCGCAATCGGGGGGGATCGAGGAACAGATCCAGGCGATGGGCGCCAAGCTCGACGCCCTGCGTGACGGTGCCTCCGGCGGCGGCGGCAATTCGGACGCGATCATCGTGCGCATCGACGCCCTGGCCGACAAGGTCGAGCGGGCCAGCGTCAATCCCGTCGGCGACCTGATCGGCCGCCTCGAAGACCTGGGCGAGACCCTGCGCCGGCCGGTGATTCCCGGCGGCGACCTCGCCTCGATCCACGGCATGCTCCACGACCTCGCCGAGAAGCTCGACCGCGTCGGCGGCCCCGTCGGGCCGCGCGCCGAGGGGCTGGATGCCCTGGAAAAGCAGGTCCTGGCGCTCGCCAGCCGTATCGACACGCGGGACGCCGACCCGGCCCTCGCGGGGCTCGAACGGACGATGTCCGACCTCCTGGCCCAGGTCTCGGCGCTGCGCGACGAAGCTCCGATCGAGGCCGCCGTGGAGCGGGCGGCGCGCAACGCCGTCGCCGAGAGCATCGGCACCACCGGCGATACCGGTGAACTCGAACTGCTCAAGGCCAGCCTCGCCGACCTTCGCATGCATCAGGCCGCCTCCGAGCAGCGGATGCAGGCGACCCTCGACGGTGTCCATTCGACCCTGCACAAGCTCGTCGGCCAGCTCGGTGCCCTGGCGGAAGGCGGAACGCTCCCCACCAACCACGCCTGGTCGACCCATGACCTCGCCGAGCGCCTCGCGGTCGCCACCGGCCGCGTGGACGAGCGTGCGCCGATGCAGAGCGGGATCGGTGTTCGGCGCCCCGAGCCCCTGCGGGTGAGCCCCCAGACGCAATCCTTCGAACTCGGCCATGTCACGGACCTGCCGCTGGAGCCCGGCACCCGGCGTCCGAACCCGGATCGTCCCGCCGACGCCGCGGCGGACGGTGCGGCGCCGACCGAGAGCGACATCAAGACGAGCTTCATCGCCGCCGCCCGCCGCGCAGCGCAGGCGGCGCAGAACGAGGCGGCCGAGGCTGCCCGCTCGCCCGCAATGCGCGGCCGCACCTCATCCGACGCCGTCGCCGAATCGCCCGTCCCCGGGCCGGGCGCGCGGCTGCGCGCCGAACTCGACAAGCGCCGCAAGCCGCTGCTCCTCGGCCTCGCCGCCATCGTCCTGGCGCTCGGAGCACTGCAGGCCATCAACAGCCGCCGTAGCGGAGCGGACGCGTCCACGCCGCAGATCGCCGCGACGACGGCGGCTCCGGCCGAACCGTCCGAGAGCCCGGACAAGGGCTCCACCGCTGCGGCCAGCACCTCGCCCGCCGGCACCTCTTCGGCCAGCACCTCGCCGGCCGGCACGGAAACGACCGCTCGGCCCGACCCTGAGACCACCCAGTCGATTTCCGACGTCGCGCCGCCGCCGACCGTCCCGGCGACTGCTCCGGCCGAAGCCGCCTCTCGGCCGCTCCAGCGCACCGTGCCGAAGGTCGCCGCGCTGCACGACCTGGCGGGCGATCTCGGCGCCGTACCCACCGGGCTCGCGCAGCTTCGCAAGGCCGCCCTCGAAGGCGACGGCGCCTCCGTCTACGACCTCGCCTCCCGCGCCCTCGAAGGGCGCGGCATGCCGCGCGATTTCGCCGTGGCGGCGAAGCTGTTCGAGGCCCTGGCCGGTGCCGGCTACGCCCCGGCGCAGTACAAGCTCGGCGGCCTCTACGAGAAGGGCTCCGGGGTGGTGCGCGACCTCTCCCAGGCCAAGCTCTGGTACGGGCGCGCGGCCGAGCAGGGCCACGCCCGCTCGATGCACAACCTCGCCGTGGTCTATGCCGAGAACCCCGCCGCGAACGGCAAGCCGGATTACACCACGGCCTCGCAATGGTTCCGGCGCGGCGCCGAATACGGCATGCGCGACAGCCAGTACAACCTCGCCGTCCTGTACGCGCGCGGCCTCGGTGTGCAGCAGGACCTCGTCCAGTCATACCTCTGGTTCTCCGCCGCCGCGGCCCAGGGCGACGACGATGCGGGCCGGAAGCGCGACGACGTCGCCGCGAAGCTCTCGCCGAAGGACCTCGTCACGGCGCAGAGCCTGAGCACCGCCTTCAAACCGAAGGCGGCGCTCCCGGCCGTGAACGAGCCCCCCGCGCCGACCGGCACCGGGGTAGACGGATCGATGAGCCTGATCGGCGCTCCGCCCCCCGCCGCGCCGGTGCCGCCGCAGCGCCGCAGCACGGGCGCATGA
- the rhlB gene encoding ATP-dependent RNA helicase RhlB — MPEGSLPARFEAWFASRGWAPRSHQTELLRIVGDGRSALLVAPTGAGKTLAGFLPSLVALSERAPSRKARGLHTLYISPLKALAVDIARNLEAPIAEMGLPIRVETRTGDTPSHKRTRQIERPPDILLTTPEQLALLIAHREAAELFANLSCVVLDELHALVTSKRGDLLSLGLARLHRLSPNLTAIGLSATVREPDDLRRYLVPQNLNPPPSVGEGGPRVSEGRERGAPSPERSPPLPPAPQAPSPAEGGGFDGAMADLVVVKGGAAPDLHLLDTGLTLPLAGHTASQAMPAIYDLIQAHRTVLVFVNTRLQAEYTFQELWRINEDSLPIALHHGSLDASQRRRVEAAMAAGQLRAIVCTATLDLGIDWGDVDLVVNIGAPKGASRIMQRIGRANHRMDEPSKAYLVPGNRFEILECQAALDAVEAAAQDTPDARLGAPDVLAQHVLGMACADAFDPLQLYDEIVSAAPYATLSWEDFEAVVDYVATGGYALRAYERFAKILRGPDGLWRVRDARTAQQYRMNVGTIVESAKVKVRLARGVRGKPGAILPKGGRVLGEIEEDFADTLTPGDTFLFAGEVLRFEGLSEDEALATRAGPGTDPAIPSYAGAKFPLSTFLAARVRALIADPFEWDRLPKQVADYLLLQRQRSILPGPEGLLVETFPRGGRHYLTAFPFEGRLAHQTLGMLLTRRMERARLRPLGFAANDYGIAVWMTRDVSEAIAREPGFLAELFAQDMLGDDLEAWLDESSMMKRTFRQCAVIAGLIERRHPGQKKTGRQVTMSTDLVYDVLRKHQPDHLLLRAARQDAATGLLDVARLGMMLRRIQGRITHKALDRVSPLSVSVMLEIGREKVYGEGADEILAEAEAQLLEEALG, encoded by the coding sequence TTGCCTGAGGGCTCCCTCCCCGCGCGGTTCGAGGCTTGGTTCGCCTCGCGCGGATGGGCACCCCGGTCGCACCAGACCGAGTTGCTTCGCATCGTCGGCGACGGCCGTTCCGCCCTGCTGGTGGCGCCGACCGGGGCCGGCAAGACGCTGGCGGGCTTCCTGCCGAGCCTCGTCGCCCTCTCCGAGCGCGCGCCGTCGCGAAAGGCGCGGGGGCTCCACACCCTGTACATCTCGCCCCTGAAGGCGCTCGCCGTCGACATTGCCCGCAACTTGGAGGCGCCCATCGCCGAGATGGGCCTGCCGATCCGGGTCGAGACCCGCACCGGCGACACCCCCTCGCATAAGCGCACGCGCCAGATCGAGCGCCCCCCCGACATCCTGCTGACGACGCCGGAACAGCTCGCTCTGCTCATCGCCCATCGCGAGGCGGCCGAGCTCTTTGCGAACCTCTCCTGCGTGGTGCTCGACGAGTTGCACGCCCTGGTCACCTCGAAGCGGGGCGACCTGCTGTCCCTCGGTCTGGCCCGGCTCCACCGCCTCAGCCCGAACCTCACCGCCATCGGGCTGTCCGCCACCGTGCGCGAGCCGGACGATCTGCGGCGGTATCTGGTGCCGCAGAACCTCAACCCTCCCCCCTCTGTGGGGGAGGGTGGCCCTCGCGTGAGCGAGGGTCGGGAGAGGGGAGCGCCATCTCCGGAGAGGTCGCCCCCTCTCCCGCCTGCTCCGCAGGCACCCTCCCCCGCAGAGGGGGGAGGGTTTGATGGTGCCATGGCCGATCTCGTCGTGGTGAAAGGCGGCGCGGCCCCGGACCTCCACCTCCTCGATACCGGCCTGACCCTGCCGCTCGCCGGCCACACCGCCAGCCAGGCGATGCCGGCGATCTACGACCTGATCCAGGCGCACCGGACGGTGCTGGTCTTCGTCAACACCCGGCTCCAGGCCGAGTACACCTTCCAGGAACTCTGGCGGATCAACGAAGACTCGCTGCCCATCGCGCTCCATCACGGCTCCCTCGACGCCAGCCAGAGGCGGCGGGTGGAGGCGGCGATGGCGGCGGGGCAGTTGCGGGCCATCGTCTGCACCGCCACCCTCGATCTCGGCATCGACTGGGGCGATGTCGACCTCGTCGTGAATATCGGCGCGCCGAAGGGGGCGAGCCGGATCATGCAGCGGATCGGGCGGGCCAATCACCGCATGGACGAACCGTCGAAGGCCTATCTCGTCCCCGGCAACCGCTTCGAAATCCTCGAATGCCAGGCGGCCCTCGACGCGGTGGAGGCGGCGGCACAGGACACGCCGGACGCCCGCCTCGGCGCGCCGGACGTCCTCGCCCAGCACGTCCTCGGCATGGCCTGCGCCGATGCGTTCGACCCGCTGCAGCTATACGACGAGATCGTCTCGGCGGCGCCCTATGCCACCCTGTCCTGGGAGGATTTCGAGGCGGTGGTCGATTACGTGGCCACCGGCGGTTACGCGCTGCGCGCTTACGAGCGCTTCGCCAAGATCCTGCGCGGGCCGGACGGGCTGTGGCGGGTGCGCGATGCGCGGACCGCCCAGCAATACCGCATGAATGTCGGCACCATCGTCGAATCCGCCAAGGTCAAGGTGCGGCTCGCACGCGGGGTGCGCGGCAAGCCGGGCGCCATCCTGCCGAAGGGCGGGCGCGTTCTCGGCGAGATCGAGGAGGATTTCGCCGACACCCTGACGCCGGGCGACACCTTCCTCTTCGCCGGCGAGGTGCTGCGCTTCGAGGGCCTGTCCGAGGACGAGGCCCTGGCGACGCGGGCGGGTCCCGGCACCGACCCGGCGATCCCCTCCTACGCGGGTGCGAAGTTCCCGCTCTCGACCTTCCTCGCCGCCCGCGTCCGCGCCCTCATCGCCGATCCGTTTGAGTGGGACCGACTGCCGAAACAGGTGGCGGATTACCTCCTGCTCCAGCGCCAGCGCTCGATCCTGCCCGGCCCCGAGGGCTTGCTGGTGGAGACGTTTCCGCGGGGCGGCCGTCATTACCTCACGGCGTTCCCGTTCGAGGGCCGCCTCGCCCACCAGACCCTGGGGATGCTGCTCACCCGGCGCATGGAGCGCGCCCGCCTGCGCCCGCTGGGTTTTGCCGCCAACGATTACGGCATCGCCGTCTGGATGACCCGCGACGTGAGCGAGGCCATCGCCCGCGAGCCCGGCTTTCTCGCCGAATTGTTCGCCCAGGACATGCTCGGCGACGATCTCGAAGCCTGGCTCGACGAATCCTCGATGATGAAGCGTACCTTCCGCCAATGCGCCGTCATCGCCGGGCTGATCGAGCGGCGCCATCCCGGCCAGAAGAAGACCGGGCGGCAGGTCACCATGTCCACCGACCTCGTCTACGACGTGCTGCGCAAGCACCAGCCCGACCACCTGCTCCTGCGCGCCGCCCGGCAGGATGCGGCAACCGGACTCCTCGACGTGGCCCGCCTCGGCATGATGTTGAGGCGCATCCAGGGGCGAATCACCCACAAGGCCCTCGATCGCGTCTCGCCGCTCTCCGTCTCCGTCATGCTCGAAATTGGGCGCGAGAAGGTCTACGGCGAGGGCGCGGACGAGATCTTGGCCGAGGCCGAGGCGCAGCTTCTCGAAGAAGCGCTCGGGTGA